A single region of the Silene latifolia isolate original U9 population chromosome 8, ASM4854445v1, whole genome shotgun sequence genome encodes:
- the LOC141596332 gene encoding uncharacterized protein LOC141596332, translating into MLLSKQKKVEAMKKRILIMVNVVGSAGPLRFVVNEDEIVASVIDMALKSYAREGRLPVLGSNFNDFLLYCPLTGSDALNSFDTIGAHGGRNFMLCKRPQTDKATDIGTQAAGITKKGSGSWKSWMNKTLSLKVTSH; encoded by the exons ATGTTGCTAAGCAAGCAGAAGAAGGTTGAGGCGATGAAGAAGAGGATACTTATTATGGTGAATGTGGTTGGTAGTGCTGGGCCTTTGAGATTTGTAGTTAATGAAGATGAAATTGTTGCTTCCGTTATTGATATGGCTTTGAAATCTTATGCTCGTGAGGGCCGGCTTCCGGTTCTCGGCTCCAATTTTAATGATTTTCTTCTCTACTGTCCTCTTACTGGATCTGATG CATTGAATTCATTTGATACAATCGGAGCCCATGGTGGCCGAAACTTCATGCTGTGCAAAAGGCCGCAGACTGATAAGGCAACTGATATTGGAACACAAGCTGCTGGGATTACTAAGAAGGGCAGTGGAAGCTGGAAGTCATGGATGAATAAGACACTCAGTCTCAAGGTTACTTCCCATTAG